One Anopheles marshallii chromosome 3, idAnoMarsDA_429_01, whole genome shotgun sequence genomic region harbors:
- the LOC128714976 gene encoding alpha-tocopherol transfer protein-like, with protein sequence MDGEQANELTRWPSVDRGSIETIKQWLTTQPHLPQIEDHEIALFLHANYCNADATQRTIENYYTLRTSHRECFTDRDVWNEALQTAQKIMMFTVLPGETKEGYKMVYTRLLITDVAEFNHAQILKLMTMCLDLWVKLEGNANGHIMLSDMQGMHLGHMTKLNMGAARKHMSYVQEALPIRLKQIHFINVVPFMNRLMFLMRPFMRKDVQEMINMHVGMDTLHQAIPVESLPNEYGGTAGTFQQLHDCFKEKLYAHNNWFRSGESQNLVDEAKRVPKPTRYMFGLFG encoded by the exons ATGGACGGTGAGCAAGCTAATGAGCTTACGCGGTGGCCTTCGGTCGATCGGGGAAGCATCGAAACGATCAAACAGTGGCTCACCACCCAACCTCATCTGCCACAAATTGAAG ATCATGAAATAGCGCTGTTCCTGCACGCCAACTATTGCAATGCGGACGCGACCCAGCGTACGATCGAGAACTATTACACACTGCGCACGAGCCACCGGGAATGCTTCACCGACCGGGATGTGTGGAACGAAGCGTTACAAACGGCACAAAAAATCAT GATGTTCACCGTACTGCCAGGAGAGACGAAGGAAGGCTACAAAATGGTTTACACCCGACTGCTCATCACGGATGTTGCCGAATTCAATCACGCGCAGATTCTAAAGCT CATGACCATGTGTCTCGATCTGTGGGTGAAGCTGGAGGGCAATGCAAACGGGCACATCATGCTGTCGGATATGCAGGGTATGCATCTGGGCCACATGACCAAGCTAAACATGGGCGCGGCAAGGAAACACATGTCTTACGTCCAGGAAGCGTTGCCAATCCGACTGAAGCAAATACACTTCATAAATGTGGTACCGTTCATGAATCGATTAATGTTTCTTATGCGCCCGTTTATGCGCAAGGACGTGCAGGAGATGATCAACATGCACGTCGGCATGGATACGCTCCACCAAGCGATACCTGTGGAGAGCTTGCCGAATGAGTACGGTGGTACGGCCGGGACGTTCCAGCAGCTTCACG ATTGCTTCAAGGAGAAGCTATACGCACACAATAATTGGTTTCGTAGTGGGGAGTCCCAAAATTTGGTCGATGAAGCAAAGCGTGTCCCAAAGCCAACAAGATACATGTTTGGGCTGTTCGGCTAG
- the LOC128715485 gene encoding probable pyruvate dehydrogenase E1 component subunit alpha, mitochondrial — MGLSKWVNTIFRSGKTAAAATEAIKTNNAASSSGVKNKVKTLSSQQQNGFASEASFETRAFKLHNLEEGPSTKVTVTKEDALKYYGQMYMIRRMETAAGNLYKEKIIRGFCHLYSGQEACAVGMRAAMRPEDSCITAYRCHGWTYLMGVAPQAVLSELTGRSSGCARGKGGSMHMYGRNFYGGNGIVGAQVPLGVGIGFAAKYNGTKGACIALYGDGAANQGQLFEVYNMAKLWNTPCIFVCENNGYGMGTSVERASANTNYYTRGDFVPGIWVDGMDVLAVREATRFALEHTSSGKGPILMETATYRYSGHSMSDPGTSYRSRDEIAEVRQTRDPITSLREKILTTELATVEELKEIEGKIRAEVDTATKVAKADKEISVEELTADIYANPQNLTAVRNTLPHAELAHKRLGQAVNM, encoded by the exons ATGGGATTGTCTAAATGGGTGAACACAATCTTCCGGTCGGGCAAAACGGCTGCAGCCGCTACGGAAGCAATCAAAACGAATAACGCGGCCAGTTCCAGCGGAGTTAAGAACAAAGTG AAAACTCTTTCAAGCCAGCAGCAGAATGGATTTGCCTCGGAAGCTTCGTTTGAGACACGG GCTTTCAAGCTGCATAACCTTGAAGAAGGTCCATCGACTAAGGTAACTGTCACGAAGGAGGATGCCCTAAAATACTACGGCCAGATGTACATGATCCGGCGCATGGAAACGGCTGCCGGAAATCTGTACAAGGAAAAGATCATCAGAGGGTTCTGCCATCTGTACTCTGGACAAGAGGCTTGCGCTGTCGGAATGCGTGCCGCTATGCGTCCCGAGGATTCCTGCATCACGGCTTATCGTTGTCACGGATGGACGTATCTGATGGGCGTCGCTCCGCAGGCCGTTCTATCGGAGCTGACGGGCCGTAGTAGTGGCTGTGCTCGTGGCAAGGGAGGTAGTATGCATATGTACGGTAGGAACTTCTACGGCGGAAATGGTATCGTCGGTGCCCAGGTTCCACTTGGCGTCGGAATCGGATTCGCGGCCAAGTACAACGGAACCAAGGGGGCTTGTATTGCGCTGTACGGTGACGGTGCTGCCAACCAAGGCCAGCTGTTTGAGGTGTACAATATGGCCAAGCTCTGGAACACGCCTTGCATTTTCGTCTGCGAGAACAACGGCTACGGAATGGGTACCAGCGTTGAGCGCGCCTCGGCCAACACCAACTACTACACGCGAGGAGACTTTGTGCCCGGAATTTGGGTCGATGGCATGGACGTGTTGGCTGTCCGCGAAGCCACCCGTTTCGCTTTGGAACATACCTCATCCGGTAAGGGACCGATCCTGATGGAAACGGCCACCTACCGGTACTCTGGCCATTCAATGTCCGATCCGGGCACCAGCTATCGATCGCGTGACGAAATTGCCGAAGTAAGACAAACGAGAGATCCGATAACATCGCTACGCGAAAAGATTTTAACCACCGAGCTGGCCACGGTAGAGGAGCTGAAGGAGATTGAGGGCAAGATTCGGGCGGAGGTAGACACGGCAACAAAAGTGGCAAAGGCGGACAAAGAAATTTCCGTCGAGGAGCTTACCGCAGATATTTACGCAAACCCACAAAACCTGACGGCCGTGCGCAACACGTTGCCGCACGCGGAACTTGCACACAAGAGACTTGGACAGGCGGTCAATATGTAA
- the LOC128716186 gene encoding putative fatty acyl-CoA reductase CG5065, whose product MTTQSGCYESVTDFYANTDVFLTGGTGFLGKVLIEKLLRSCPDIGRIFVLMRNKRGKSIDTRVSELVSCPLFDRLREENKSALHKVVPIFGDITQLRLGMYEEDIQRLSNVSVAFHLAASVRFDDPLRDAIKTNICSTQELFEILKTSTSKMRAVVHVSTAYSNPENRHVEEKLYPPKYDWKKLVQAVDRYEPETLDALMSKLSQNSPNTYTYTKGLAEQVCNDYCNELPLAIVRPSVVLFTVQEPMCGWVDNFNGPTGMLVSAGLGITRTAYLQPTNRINIIPVDVVVKTIILAAWKRGTIERTCGPSHLPIYNSAVTYEQSLEYQEMLDRGKEYIYAVPFSRMLWVPRGYPTDWKALYYFKLIFTMLLPSFLLDLLIRMFGHKPFLMRLQSRIYSSEMSLRYFVRHEWEFDTKQTNNLIDLLDEKDRSTFGWYMPRNLTGKYLENAYLTIRRYLMKDPDETIPYAKRKLARMILADRIIQLIAGCLTLVAICRAMFAGSL is encoded by the exons ATGACGACACAGTCTGGATGCTACGAGTCCGTGACGGATTTTTACGCCAACACGGATGTCTTCCTGACCGGTGGGACGGGATTCCTGGGGAAGGTGTTGATCGAGAAGTTGCTGCGATCGTGCCCAGACATTGGACGTATCTTCGTGCTAATGCGCAACAAACGGGGCAAATCGATCGACACACGCGTATCCGAACTCGTCAGTTGTCCG CTGTTCGATCGGTTGCGGGAGGAAAACAAGAGTGCCTTGCACAAGGTGGTCCCCATCTTCGGTGATATTACACAGTTGCGCCTGGGAATGTACGAAGAGGACATCCAGAGGTTGAGCAACGTGTCGGTCGCGTTCCATTTGGCCGCTAGTGTCAGATTCGACGACCCGCTAAGAGATGCAATCAAAACGAACATCTGCTCAACGCAGGAGCTGTTCGAGATTCTTAAAACCTCCACCAGCAAGATGCGGGCCGTCGTGCACGTATCTACCGCGTACAGCAATCCGGAGAATCGTCACGTTGAGGAAAAG CTCTACCCACCAAAGTATGATTGGAAAAAACTCGTCCAAGCCGTCGATCGCTACGAACCGGAAACACTGGATGCACTGATGTCAAA ACTTTCGCAAAACTCTCCAAACACGTACACATACACCAAAGGGCTGGCGGAACAGGTGTGCAACGATTACTGCAACGAGCTACCGTTGGCCATCGTGCGTCCGTCGGTGGTGCTGTTCACCGTGCAGGAACCGATGTGCGGATGGGTGGACAACTTTAACGGGCCGACGGGTATGCTGGTCAGTGCCGGGTTGGGCATCACGCGGACGGCCTACCTTCAGCCGACAAATCGCATCAACATCATCCCGGTGGACGTGGTCGTGAAGACCATCATACTGGCCGCTTGGAAGCGGGGAACCATCGAGCGTACGTGTGGTCCGAGCCATCTGCCCATCTACAACAGTGCCGTCACATACGAGCAGTCGCTGGAGTATCAGGAAATGCTGGACCGCGGCAAGGAGTACATTTATGCGGTACCGTTCAGCCGTATGCTGTGGGTGCCCCGTGGATATCCAACGGACTGGAAAGCATTATACTATTTCAAG CTCATTTTCACCATGCTTTTACCTTCCTTTCTGCTGGATCTCCTCATCCGGATGTTTGGACACAAACCATT TTTAATGCGATTACAATCCAGAATTTATAGTTCCGAAATGTCGCTGCGTTACTTCGTCAGGCACGAGTGGGAATTCGACACAAAGCAgacaaataatttaatcgaCTTACTGGACGAGAAGGATCG GAGCACCTTCGGATGGTACATGCCAAGGAATTTAACTGGCAAATATCTCGAGAACGCGTACCTCACCATCAGACGCTACCTGATGAAGGATCCGGACGAGACGATTCCCTACGCCAAACGAAAGCTGGCACGTATGATACTCGCCGATCGTATCATTCAGCTTATCGCTGGCTGCTTAACGCTGGTGGCCATTTGTAGGGCAATGTTTGCTGGAAGTTTGTAG